The following nucleotide sequence is from Tardiphaga alba.
CCGACGCGCGCATGAGCGGCACCGCCTTCGGCACCATTGTGCTGCACATCACGCCGGAAAGCGCGGTGGGCGGCCCGCTGGCGCTGGTGCGGAATGGCGACATGATCCGGCTGGATGTGGCCGGCCGCCGTATCGACCTGTTGGTGGATGACGCAGAACTCGCAAAGCGCCAGGCCGCATTGCCGAAGCCGGAGACGCCGGACTGGGCCAAGCGCGGCTACGCGCATCTGTTCCACACGACGATCTTGCAGGCCGATGAAGGCTGCGATTTCGACTTCATGACGGGCGAGGGGAAGGGGTAACTCTTTCTGTCGTCACCCGGCTTGACCGGGTGACCCAGTAAACACGTTAGCTCTTGAATATACTGGATCGCCCGGTCAAGCCGGGCGATGACAAGCGAGAGTTTGGCAACTACACCCTCTCAAATTCTTCCTTCACATCCGCAATATCCGCCAGCGTCGGTAGCCCAGCCTCATTGCCGAGCTTCTGGATTTTGTGCGTCGAAGCCGCGCGCGCGAACTGGAAATGCTCCGACCAGCTCGCACTCGGATTCGCGAGATACGAATACACATAGGCCCCGTGAAACACGTCGCCGGCACCATTGGTGTCGATCACCTTGTCACGCGGGATCTTGTAGGCCGGCTGCGTATGCACCGCGCCGGCCTCGTCATACCAGAGCAGGCCGCGCTCGCCGAGCGTGACGCCGCCGACGCGGCAGCCGCGGCTCTTGAGATAGTCCAGCATCTTCTCCGGCGTCAGGTCCATCTGCTCGCACAGGCGCTCGGCGACGATGGCGACGTCGATATATTCCAGGAGCTCATGCGTATTGGTGCGGAGACCGCCGCCGTCCAGCGAGGTCAGGATGCCGGCCTCGCGGCAGAGTTTCGCATAATGGATCGCCGCATCCGGCTGATGCCCGTCCACATGCAGCGCGCGGCAGGCGCCCAGATTGAGCAGCGGAAACGGATGGATGTGCTCGTCGTCGCGACAGCGGACGATGGCGCGCTTGCCGTCCTTCGGCATGATGAAGGACAGCGAGGATGACGCCACTTTGCGTGGATGAATCTCGATATTGTACTTCGCACTCATGTCCATGAACATGCGCCCGAGCCAGTCATTGGCCACGGTGGCGATCAGGTCGGGCACGATCCCGAGCTTGGCGCAGGCAAAGGCGGCGGTGACGGCATTGCCGCCGAACGAGACCGCATAATCGGAGGCGACATGCTTCTCGTCGCC
It contains:
- a CDS encoding sugar kinase is translated as MKALFIGQTYIDVTFITDHMPTGDEKHVASDYAVSFGGNAVTAAFACAKLGIVPDLIATVANDWLGRMFMDMSAKYNIEIHPRKVASSSLSFIMPKDGKRAIVRCRDDEHIHPFPLLNLGACRALHVDGHQPDAAIHYAKLCREAGILTSLDGGGLRTNTHELLEYIDVAIVAERLCEQMDLTPEKMLDYLKSRGCRVGGVTLGERGLLWYDEAGAVHTQPAYKIPRDKVIDTNGAGDVFHGAYVYSYLANPSASWSEHFQFARAASTHKIQKLGNEAGLPTLADIADVKEEFERV